One segment of Manduca sexta isolate Smith_Timp_Sample1 chromosome 27, JHU_Msex_v1.0, whole genome shotgun sequence DNA contains the following:
- the LOC115448909 gene encoding exosome component 10 isoform X2: MNSVLNPEAPEFYPHLTSVTQGGYSKVKKTIISSNNMPLGVAYDVFKTFNDFNIVTYQLSENVIEQTNQILINELPAVKLKYYDNEYNTEKITDANDSFLDKVNINIDTMNGVQNSNDMFHLNSTKATPWNDAPIITKIQMGSTVFIAAKNIPRPQLNFKDTIDNSENLWVPKISDKPNNIKPLALNILYNEDGEAVGYEHPYRVELDLYHPPSYMIEPDPEPPTFPYALDETKFTFVATEAALDALVEHLTGVLELAVDVEHHSYRTYQGITCLIQISTNEGGDFIIDTLAIREHIHKLNLVFTDPKKLKVFHGAENDVLWLQRDFGVYIVGLFDTHQAAKALNMPGLSLKHLLFKYCNFNTDKTYQLADWRIRPLPAVLVEYARTDTHYLLYVWRMMKHELLDVAAGQPHLLLSVFEESRQICAATYNKEVIHETSHIPLYIRSKKSFNTQQMAALKMLYKWRDSQAREQDESTTYLIPNHMLLALAEQLPREVQGVNACCEPMPPFIKQNLLTLHRMILSCRQLPIEPQLYQMPTSIRSMLDVSHQTLPAYDVHDLSQFPELGEQQHVKLQHAMLYLNKPSNLHVEVPAFVPGHLLGERPAIVSDLNVNAKLFIPPYDRYRKYRCLVQMEEIKEFKEKEAKVAAISKGNELIKKEVLVKLQQAQSQIKQEEIDIKQDSLVGVSHENDESDADKKIAQRKRKISAEKVEEKEAPKVVEEIKKDVIIKTTKKDETDLKPYEYKNANYKKFYDDVNNPKQNKTNVKKYKKK, from the exons GGCGGATATTCGAAAGTGAAAAAGACAATTATATCATCGAACAATATGCCGTTGGGAGTAGCGTATGATGTGTTTAAAACATTCAACGATTTCAACATCGTCACTTATCAGCTAAGCGAAAATGTCATCGAACAAACAAACCAAATACTGATCAATGAATTACCAGCTGTGAAGTTAAAATA CTATGATAACGAATACAATACAGAGAAGATAACCGACGCTAACGACAGTTTCCTGGATAAAGTGAACATTAACATCGACACAATGAACGGAGTGCAAAACTCGAACGACATGTTCCACCTCAATTCAACCAAAGCTACCCCGTGGAACGATGCGCCCATCATTACCAAGATACAG atGGGCTCCACAGTATTCATTGCAGCTAAAAACATTCCACGACCTCAGCTCAATTTCAAAGACACCATTGACAATTCAGAGAATTTATGGGTGCCAAAAATTTCTGATAAACCAAATAACATTAAGCCTTTGGCTTTGAACATATTATACAACGAGGATGGCGAAGCCGTCGG ATACGAGCACCCATACAGAGTTGAGTTGGATCTGTATCACCCGCCGTCGTACATGATCGAGCCGGACCCGGAGCCGCCCACTTTCCCCTACGCGCTGGACGAAACCAAGTTCACGTTCGTGGCGACAGAGGCGGCACTGGACGCGCTCGTGGAACACTTGACAGGAGTCCTGGAGCTGGCCGTGGATGTCGAACACCATTCCTACAGGACTTACCAAG gcATAACGTGCCTTATTCAAATATCGACGAATGAAGGCGGTGACTTCATTATTGACACGCTTGCCATCAGGGAACATATTCACAAATTGAATTTGGTGTTTACTGATCCCAAGAAACTTAAG GTATTCCACGGCGCAGAGAACGATGTGCTGTGGCTACAGCGCGACTTTGGCGTGTACATCGTGGGCCTGTTCGACACGCACCAGGCCGCCAAGGCGCTCAACATGCCCGGCCTCTCGCTCAAACACTTGCTCTTCAAGTATTGTAACTTCAATACCGACAAAAC ATACCAGCTGGCGGACTGGCGCATCCGTCCGCTGCCAGCGGTGCTAGTGGAGTACGCGCGCACGGACACGCACTACCTGCTGTACGTGTGGCGCATGATGAAGCACGAGCTGCTCGACGTGGCCGCCGGCCAGCCGCACCTGCTGCTCAGCGTGTTCGAGGAGAGCCGCCAGATATGCGCTGCT ACATACAACAAAGAGGTGATACACGAGACCAGCCACATTCCTCTTTATATTCGCTCGAAAAAGTCCTTCAACACGCAGCAAATGGCCGCGCTCAAGATGCTTTACAAGTGGAGGGACTCGCAGGCCCGCGAGCAAGATGAAAGCACCAC GTACCTCATACCCAACCATATGCTGTTGGCGCTCGCCGAGCAGTTGCCCCGCGAGGTGCAAGGCGTCAACGCATGCTGCGAACCCATGCCACCCTTCATCAAACAGAACCTACTCACACTGCACAGGATGATCTTGTCG TGTCGCCAGTTGCCGATCGAACCCCAACTATATCAAATGCCGACAAGCATCAGGAGCATGTTAGACGTGTCTCACCAGACGCTACCCGCTTACGACGTTCATGATTTGTCACAATTCCCCGAACttgg TGAACAGCAACACGTGAAGTTACAGCATGCGATGCTGTACTTGAACAAGCCGAGTAACTTGCACGTGGAGGTGCCAGCGTTCGTGCCCGGCCATTTACTCGGAGAACGTCCCGCTATT GTGTCCGATTTGAACGTTAATGCGAAATTATTCATTCCACCTTACGACAGATACAGGAAATATCGATGTCTAGTACAG ATGgaagaaataaaagaattcAAGGAAAAAGAAGCAAAAGTTGCCGCTATCAGCAAAGGCAACGAGCTTATCAAAAAAGAAGTGCTCGTGAAACTGCAACAAGCACAATCACAAATTAAACAGGAGGAAATCGACATCAAGCAGGACTCCCTTGTCGGGGTCTCTCATGAAAACGACGAATCAGACGCAGACAAGAAAATAGCACAGCGTAAAAGGAAAATATCAGCTGAGAAAGTGGAAGAAAAGGAGGCGCCCAAAGTCGTTGAAGAAATTAAAAAGGACGTCATTATTAAAACAACTAAGAAAGATGAGACCGATTTAAAACCATACGAATATAAAAATGCTAACTACAAAAAGTTTTACGATGACGTCAATAACCCtaagcaaaataaaactaatgttaaaaaatataaaaagaaataa
- the LOC115448909 gene encoding exosome component 10 isoform X1 codes for MNSVLNPEAPEFYPHLTSVTQVRDPARHKGGYSKVKKTIISSNNMPLGVAYDVFKTFNDFNIVTYQLSENVIEQTNQILINELPAVKLKYYDNEYNTEKITDANDSFLDKVNINIDTMNGVQNSNDMFHLNSTKATPWNDAPIITKIQMGSTVFIAAKNIPRPQLNFKDTIDNSENLWVPKISDKPNNIKPLALNILYNEDGEAVGYEHPYRVELDLYHPPSYMIEPDPEPPTFPYALDETKFTFVATEAALDALVEHLTGVLELAVDVEHHSYRTYQGITCLIQISTNEGGDFIIDTLAIREHIHKLNLVFTDPKKLKVFHGAENDVLWLQRDFGVYIVGLFDTHQAAKALNMPGLSLKHLLFKYCNFNTDKTYQLADWRIRPLPAVLVEYARTDTHYLLYVWRMMKHELLDVAAGQPHLLLSVFEESRQICAATYNKEVIHETSHIPLYIRSKKSFNTQQMAALKMLYKWRDSQAREQDESTTYLIPNHMLLALAEQLPREVQGVNACCEPMPPFIKQNLLTLHRMILSCRQLPIEPQLYQMPTSIRSMLDVSHQTLPAYDVHDLSQFPELGEQQHVKLQHAMLYLNKPSNLHVEVPAFVPGHLLGERPAIVSDLNVNAKLFIPPYDRYRKYRCLVQMEEIKEFKEKEAKVAAISKGNELIKKEVLVKLQQAQSQIKQEEIDIKQDSLVGVSHENDESDADKKIAQRKRKISAEKVEEKEAPKVVEEIKKDVIIKTTKKDETDLKPYEYKNANYKKFYDDVNNPKQNKTNVKKYKKK; via the exons GGCGGATATTCGAAAGTGAAAAAGACAATTATATCATCGAACAATATGCCGTTGGGAGTAGCGTATGATGTGTTTAAAACATTCAACGATTTCAACATCGTCACTTATCAGCTAAGCGAAAATGTCATCGAACAAACAAACCAAATACTGATCAATGAATTACCAGCTGTGAAGTTAAAATA CTATGATAACGAATACAATACAGAGAAGATAACCGACGCTAACGACAGTTTCCTGGATAAAGTGAACATTAACATCGACACAATGAACGGAGTGCAAAACTCGAACGACATGTTCCACCTCAATTCAACCAAAGCTACCCCGTGGAACGATGCGCCCATCATTACCAAGATACAG atGGGCTCCACAGTATTCATTGCAGCTAAAAACATTCCACGACCTCAGCTCAATTTCAAAGACACCATTGACAATTCAGAGAATTTATGGGTGCCAAAAATTTCTGATAAACCAAATAACATTAAGCCTTTGGCTTTGAACATATTATACAACGAGGATGGCGAAGCCGTCGG ATACGAGCACCCATACAGAGTTGAGTTGGATCTGTATCACCCGCCGTCGTACATGATCGAGCCGGACCCGGAGCCGCCCACTTTCCCCTACGCGCTGGACGAAACCAAGTTCACGTTCGTGGCGACAGAGGCGGCACTGGACGCGCTCGTGGAACACTTGACAGGAGTCCTGGAGCTGGCCGTGGATGTCGAACACCATTCCTACAGGACTTACCAAG gcATAACGTGCCTTATTCAAATATCGACGAATGAAGGCGGTGACTTCATTATTGACACGCTTGCCATCAGGGAACATATTCACAAATTGAATTTGGTGTTTACTGATCCCAAGAAACTTAAG GTATTCCACGGCGCAGAGAACGATGTGCTGTGGCTACAGCGCGACTTTGGCGTGTACATCGTGGGCCTGTTCGACACGCACCAGGCCGCCAAGGCGCTCAACATGCCCGGCCTCTCGCTCAAACACTTGCTCTTCAAGTATTGTAACTTCAATACCGACAAAAC ATACCAGCTGGCGGACTGGCGCATCCGTCCGCTGCCAGCGGTGCTAGTGGAGTACGCGCGCACGGACACGCACTACCTGCTGTACGTGTGGCGCATGATGAAGCACGAGCTGCTCGACGTGGCCGCCGGCCAGCCGCACCTGCTGCTCAGCGTGTTCGAGGAGAGCCGCCAGATATGCGCTGCT ACATACAACAAAGAGGTGATACACGAGACCAGCCACATTCCTCTTTATATTCGCTCGAAAAAGTCCTTCAACACGCAGCAAATGGCCGCGCTCAAGATGCTTTACAAGTGGAGGGACTCGCAGGCCCGCGAGCAAGATGAAAGCACCAC GTACCTCATACCCAACCATATGCTGTTGGCGCTCGCCGAGCAGTTGCCCCGCGAGGTGCAAGGCGTCAACGCATGCTGCGAACCCATGCCACCCTTCATCAAACAGAACCTACTCACACTGCACAGGATGATCTTGTCG TGTCGCCAGTTGCCGATCGAACCCCAACTATATCAAATGCCGACAAGCATCAGGAGCATGTTAGACGTGTCTCACCAGACGCTACCCGCTTACGACGTTCATGATTTGTCACAATTCCCCGAACttgg TGAACAGCAACACGTGAAGTTACAGCATGCGATGCTGTACTTGAACAAGCCGAGTAACTTGCACGTGGAGGTGCCAGCGTTCGTGCCCGGCCATTTACTCGGAGAACGTCCCGCTATT GTGTCCGATTTGAACGTTAATGCGAAATTATTCATTCCACCTTACGACAGATACAGGAAATATCGATGTCTAGTACAG ATGgaagaaataaaagaattcAAGGAAAAAGAAGCAAAAGTTGCCGCTATCAGCAAAGGCAACGAGCTTATCAAAAAAGAAGTGCTCGTGAAACTGCAACAAGCACAATCACAAATTAAACAGGAGGAAATCGACATCAAGCAGGACTCCCTTGTCGGGGTCTCTCATGAAAACGACGAATCAGACGCAGACAAGAAAATAGCACAGCGTAAAAGGAAAATATCAGCTGAGAAAGTGGAAGAAAAGGAGGCGCCCAAAGTCGTTGAAGAAATTAAAAAGGACGTCATTATTAAAACAACTAAGAAAGATGAGACCGATTTAAAACCATACGAATATAAAAATGCTAACTACAAAAAGTTTTACGATGACGTCAATAACCCtaagcaaaataaaactaatgttaaaaaatataaaaagaaataa
- the LOC115448906 gene encoding uncharacterized protein LOC115448906 has translation MHRSGCVVLGVCLLQLTLAVKVKVVMHSEEDSKMEEEETPRTESWDRKSRVTLMPFIKTRKHADEKQVEYEEEKSTTEKPKQLHPNEMIFPLIYRQSHINSMFKFGDNWYTWSTEKRSDGSKATNYYICYDEPKRCDDIGWERTDAPPKCAIQIDSLMADDRACINSFGIEHRTSGMCDGAEQMKVSEIVKSCGPRIRSLWRFARVGRRPANAAKPADVNSLICEDEEECYLTIEYRIHHDRITFSLHEPTRGQTFKSALKRELPVEEENRVNPSTESHSRPTHRSKKVVRDEEPRNKKFRVRPKNKVEGKGVVKERNDSGYANRRFKNKVKVREDVSDDISE, from the exons ATGCATCGGTCAGGGTGTGTCGTGTTGGGCGTCTGCTTGTTGCAACTTACACTAGCAGTAAAAGTAAAAGTAGTTATGCATTCTGAAGAAGATTCTAAGATGGAAGAAGAAGAGACGCCGCGGACGGAGTCATGGGACCGAAAAAGTAGAGTTACACTAATGCCCTTTATAAAAACTCGCAAGCATGCCGATGAGAAGCAAGTTGAATACGAGGAAGAGAAATCTACAACGGAGAAGCCTAAACAGCTGCACCCCAATGAGATGATCTTCCCCTTGATATACCGCCAGAGCCATATTAATAGCATGTTCAAGTTCGGTGATAACTGGTACACTTGGTCCACGGAGAAAAGGAGTGACGGTTCTAAAGCAActaattattacatttgttaCGATGAACCAAAGCGTTGCGATGACATTGGCTGG GAACGCACAGACGCACCCCCAAAGTGCGCCATACAAATAGATTCGCTTATGGCAGACGATCGCGCTTGCATTAACAGTTTCGGCATAGAACATCGCACTAGCGGCATGTGTGACGGCGCAGAGCAAATGAAG GTTAGTGAGATTGTTAAATCATGCGGTCCTCGAATTCGGTCGCTGTGGCGATTCGCTCGCGTCGGCAGGCGGCCTGCTAATGCGGCCAAACCAGCAGACGTCAACTCGCTCATTTGCGAAGACGAGGAGGAATGTTACCTCACCATTGAGTATCGG ATACATCACGATCGAATTACATTCTCGTTGCACGAGCCGACACGCGGGCAGACGTTCAAGAGTGCATTAAAACGAGAGCTACCCGTCGAGGAGGAAAACAGAGTCAATCCGTCGACGGAGAGCCATTCGCGCCCCACACACAGGAGTAAAAAAGTAGTTAGGGATGAAGAACCGCGAAACAAGAAATTCCGCGTAAGGCCAAAAAATAAAGTCGAAGGTAAAGGGGTGGTGAAGGAAAGAAATGACTCAGGCTACGCGAACAGAAGATTCAAGAACAAAGTGAAAGTGCGCGAGGATGTATCTGACGATATATCGGAGTAA